A single Corynebacterium resistens DSM 45100 DNA region contains:
- a CDS encoding NADPH-dependent F420 reductase gives MKTIGFIGAGLIGATVARLAVDAGYNVVLSNSREPRTLLPLVAALGPNARAATREEATEAGDIVVVTIPLNALNDIPVEPLKGKVVIDTSNYYEQRDGFIAQLDSREITTSQILQDRVPEAHVVKAFNNINFRHLGELARPSDAAERTSLVIAGDDAAAKEQIREFLDQIGYNTIDAGALAEGWRFDNGQPAYGAPYIPAGVNPTSILDMGPGHLATDEEIQSALDAAKR, from the coding sequence ATGAAGACGATTGGATTCATCGGCGCAGGTCTTATTGGTGCGACAGTGGCGCGCCTAGCTGTGGATGCGGGATACAACGTGGTGCTGAGCAACTCACGCGAGCCCCGGACACTTTTGCCACTCGTGGCGGCCTTGGGTCCTAACGCGCGGGCTGCTACTCGGGAAGAGGCGACGGAGGCCGGCGACATTGTTGTGGTGACCATTCCACTTAATGCCCTGAACGATATCCCCGTAGAACCCTTGAAGGGGAAAGTTGTCATCGATACGAGCAATTACTACGAGCAACGGGATGGGTTCATCGCTCAGCTGGATAGCCGTGAAATTACGACTTCTCAGATCCTGCAGGATCGTGTTCCAGAAGCCCATGTTGTGAAAGCATTCAATAACATCAATTTCCGGCACTTGGGAGAGCTGGCACGACCGAGCGATGCGGCGGAACGTACGTCCCTAGTAATCGCCGGTGATGATGCTGCTGCTAAGGAACAGATTCGTGAATTCCTGGATCAGATTGGCTACAACACCATCGATGCCGGGGCTCTGGCCGAAGGCTGGCGTTTCGATAATGGACAGCCGGCGTATGGAGCCCCCTACATTCCAGCAGGAGTGAACCCCACCTCCATCCTCGACATGGGGCCGGGTCATCTGGCCACTGATGAGGAAATCCAGAGCGCGCTGGATGCAGCGAAGCGGTAG
- a CDS encoding bile acid:sodium symporter family protein, producing MSKPGRKNPNPIQRILSYRPDLLIILIVIAVIAALLVPVRGEVAEVTSWIVKIAIGLLFFLYGARLSPQEALKDLMHWKLHLLIMGFTFVLFPLLGLAMLPLKAVVGNEMYLGILYLTLVPSTVQSSVAFTSIARGHIAASIVAASVSSLVGVVFTPLLVLLLMSNSGGLHIDASTFINLAVQLLLPFLVGQVLRPWVHKFAASPLTKKVDQISIGLVVYTSFSEGVVEGVWSSVSWLTLIGLVIGSVVLVYLLLTITSFVARKLGFDYADQVAIQFAGTKKSLASGLPMAAVMFGSGGLGMLILPLMIFHQVQLIMCSMRASTYLAKWVREGAGPGGRDEISPEARTW from the coding sequence ATGAGCAAGCCCGGACGCAAAAACCCCAACCCGATCCAACGGATCCTAAGTTACCGGCCCGATCTCCTCATCATTCTTATCGTGATCGCAGTCATCGCCGCGCTGCTCGTGCCTGTGCGTGGCGAGGTGGCCGAGGTAACCAGCTGGATCGTAAAAATCGCTATCGGTCTGCTGTTTTTCCTCTACGGTGCGCGGTTGAGCCCGCAGGAGGCGCTCAAAGACTTAATGCATTGGAAGCTGCATCTGCTCATCATGGGGTTTACTTTTGTGTTGTTCCCGCTGCTCGGGCTAGCGATGCTTCCTCTAAAAGCCGTGGTCGGCAACGAAATGTACCTCGGAATTCTGTACCTCACACTGGTTCCGTCCACGGTGCAGTCCTCCGTAGCATTCACCTCGATCGCGCGCGGGCACATCGCCGCCTCGATCGTCGCTGCCAGTGTTTCTTCCCTCGTCGGCGTGGTTTTCACCCCACTGTTGGTGCTTCTTCTGATGAGCAACTCAGGGGGACTTCATATCGACGCCTCCACGTTCATCAACCTCGCCGTCCAGTTGCTGCTGCCATTCTTGGTTGGCCAAGTGCTGCGCCCATGGGTTCATAAATTCGCAGCCTCCCCGCTGACGAAAAAGGTGGATCAGATTTCCATCGGCTTGGTGGTGTACACCAGCTTCTCCGAGGGCGTGGTCGAAGGCGTATGGAGTTCCGTGAGCTGGCTGACCTTAATTGGGCTGGTCATCGGATCGGTGGTACTGGTGTACCTGTTGTTGACGATCACCAGCTTCGTGGCCCGCAAGCTGGGCTTCGACTACGCCGATCAGGTTGCTATCCAATTCGCGGGTACGAAGAAGTCCTTGGCGTCCGGGCTGCCCATGGCGGCCGTGATGTTCGGTTCCGGTGGTTTGGGCATGCTGATTCTGCCGCTGATGATTTTCCACCAGGTGCAGTTGATCATGTGCTCTATGCGTGCTTCGACTTACCTAGCAAAGTGGGTTCGCGAGGGCGCGGGCCCGGGCGGTCGCGATGAGATTTCTCCGGAGGCGCGAACCTGGTAG
- a CDS encoding MFS transporter — MAAQPEKVAAGSTAAAVTPEQNQSADDKRQMTKTIVAASSGNLVEWFDFYTYAFFSVYFAEKFFAGTGQTGALMSTAAIFFVGFLMRPLGGYIFGRIADRQGRKKSMLIAILMMCAGSLALAALPTAATVGALAPILLLIVRCLQGLSVGGEYGSVATYMSEIAPPGKRGFYSSFQYVTLIGGQLLASLVALIMSTALSEEQISGGWWRLPFVLGAVAALVSLWLRNTLEETVDESDTSKEHSGKLRELLSYPRPVLVVLGITAVGSLTFYTFTTYMQKFLINTNDISKAETTRIMTVCLFLFMLMQPAVGWLSDKIGRKNTMLVYVIAMVILPIPFFKIMTGQRNLWIAGGLVFFMLIFVSFYTSVSGILKAEMFPTHVRGLGVGFTYAVGNSLFGGSAEYAALGLKNISLAWVFPIYVSVIALLGLIAVIAMKDDRIHSTIDNV, encoded by the coding sequence ATGGCTGCGCAGCCTGAGAAGGTCGCCGCAGGTTCCACAGCTGCGGCCGTCACGCCCGAGCAGAACCAATCTGCAGATGATAAGAGGCAGATGACGAAAACCATCGTCGCTGCATCCAGTGGCAATTTGGTCGAATGGTTCGACTTCTACACGTATGCCTTTTTCAGCGTGTACTTCGCGGAGAAATTCTTCGCCGGGACGGGGCAGACGGGTGCCTTGATGAGTACGGCGGCAATTTTCTTCGTGGGATTCCTCATGCGCCCTTTGGGCGGATACATTTTCGGTCGTATCGCGGACCGGCAGGGGCGTAAGAAGTCCATGCTCATTGCGATTCTGATGATGTGCGCGGGATCCCTGGCACTGGCTGCGCTTCCCACTGCGGCAACGGTTGGCGCTCTCGCCCCGATTCTGTTGCTGATCGTGCGTTGCCTGCAGGGCCTTTCCGTGGGTGGCGAATATGGTTCGGTGGCGACCTACATGTCTGAAATCGCCCCACCGGGTAAGCGCGGGTTTTACTCCTCTTTCCAGTACGTCACGTTGATCGGTGGACAGCTACTCGCCAGCCTAGTAGCACTCATCATGAGCACGGCGCTCAGTGAAGAGCAGATCTCCGGGGGTTGGTGGCGCCTGCCCTTTGTGCTCGGCGCGGTAGCCGCGCTGGTTTCGCTGTGGCTACGAAATACTTTGGAGGAGACCGTTGATGAAAGTGATACCTCAAAGGAACATTCCGGCAAGCTCCGCGAGCTTTTGTCCTACCCACGACCAGTGTTGGTCGTCTTGGGTATCACCGCGGTAGGTTCTCTGACGTTCTATACGTTCACTACCTACATGCAGAAGTTCCTGATCAATACCAACGACATCTCGAAGGCGGAAACCACCCGCATCATGACGGTGTGCCTGTTTCTCTTCATGTTGATGCAGCCGGCCGTGGGATGGCTATCGGACAAGATTGGCCGTAAGAACACCATGCTGGTTTACGTCATCGCGATGGTGATTTTGCCGATCCCGTTCTTCAAGATCATGACAGGGCAGCGGAACCTGTGGATCGCCGGTGGGCTCGTGTTCTTCATGCTGATCTTCGTGTCCTTCTACACGTCAGTTTCGGGGATCCTGAAGGCCGAGATGTTCCCCACCCACGTTCGTGGCCTGGGTGTGGGTTTTACATACGCTGTGGGTAATTCGCTTTTCGGTGGTTCAGCGGAATACGCCGCGCTCGGTTTGAAGAACATCAGCCTAGCGTGGGTCTTCCCGATTTATGTCTCCGTGATCGCCCTGCTGGGGCTGATCGCGGTAATCGCGATGAAAGACGACCGCATCCACTCCACAATCGACAACGTTTGA
- a CDS encoding ATP-binding cassette domain-containing protein — translation MSTVHLDNISFSYTNKPLLKHITFSVGDGERACVVGPNGCGKSTLLQIVSGNLIPDKGKITVEGTACNTPTPTVHSIDHSKSVSQFLDLALAPLKDVINRFEATTTRLAEEDADADLTRQYDVLLTQMTTNDLWSLDARVSEVLAGLSLHGVAGDGRARPLSTLSPGQRARLELATMLITQPEILVLDEPTNHLDDSAAEFLTQVLQDRQGPVLFVSHNRAFIELNATAIYDLDIAAWQAIATAEGTPLDSGIYRSTGGYSNYLEKKNHARHQHERLHCEQQLTKRTVRKHKQESKAIAQGGIKLAKAEGMAKKFHSDRAASTSARRTRNDDRRLERLSEHEVRKPRDHGFRLNLTAVKPTAGMAISVRNAELLNRLKSVTFDLAYGEHLLITGRNGAGKSTLLEWIANGHPPADAELTAQGLIDRDPNLAFVPQRLPQQGDLLFTEDIWDSGTGELGAGAIHPALWDSPIFKLSAGNQRRAQLALAASAQPKVLIIDEPTNYLDLATTESLERTLFEWPGTLLVSTHDQWLIDHWPGKHLRLDPAL, via the coding sequence ATGTCAACAGTTCATTTGGACAATATTTCTTTTTCCTATACAAACAAACCCCTCCTTAAACACATTACCTTCTCTGTGGGAGACGGAGAGCGTGCTTGTGTTGTGGGCCCCAACGGTTGTGGAAAATCAACTCTTTTGCAAATAGTCTCTGGGAATCTCATCCCTGACAAGGGAAAAATAACAGTCGAGGGAACCGCCTGTAATACCCCTACGCCCACCGTGCATAGCATTGACCATTCAAAATCGGTCTCCCAATTCCTCGATCTAGCACTCGCACCGCTCAAAGACGTTATTAACCGTTTTGAAGCTACGACAACTCGGTTGGCCGAAGAAGATGCAGATGCGGATCTAACTCGGCAATACGATGTGCTCCTCACTCAAATGACTACTAATGACCTCTGGTCCTTGGATGCGCGCGTTAGTGAAGTCCTTGCCGGTTTAAGTTTGCACGGTGTGGCGGGAGACGGCCGAGCTCGTCCACTATCCACGCTGTCTCCAGGACAAAGAGCTCGCCTTGAGTTGGCAACAATGCTCATCACTCAACCAGAGATTCTTGTCTTGGATGAACCTACTAATCATCTTGATGATAGCGCCGCAGAGTTTCTTACCCAAGTGCTACAGGATCGACAGGGGCCAGTGTTGTTTGTAAGCCATAATCGCGCTTTCATTGAGCTCAATGCCACCGCTATTTACGACTTAGACATTGCTGCGTGGCAAGCGATTGCGACAGCTGAAGGCACTCCACTCGATTCGGGGATATATAGGTCTACAGGTGGGTATAGCAATTATCTGGAGAAGAAAAATCATGCCCGCCACCAGCATGAAAGACTACATTGCGAGCAGCAGCTAACCAAGCGCACTGTGCGCAAGCACAAACAGGAAAGCAAAGCGATTGCCCAAGGCGGGATCAAGTTAGCGAAGGCCGAAGGAATGGCAAAAAAGTTCCATTCGGATCGCGCAGCTTCGACATCGGCCAGGCGCACCCGGAACGACGATCGACGGCTTGAGCGTTTAAGCGAACACGAGGTTCGCAAACCACGGGACCACGGGTTCCGGTTGAACTTAACTGCAGTGAAACCAACCGCTGGCATGGCGATCTCCGTTCGTAACGCAGAGCTACTTAACCGATTGAAAAGTGTCACATTCGATCTGGCCTACGGTGAGCATCTCTTAATTACCGGGAGGAATGGCGCTGGTAAAAGCACATTATTGGAATGGATAGCGAACGGCCATCCCCCAGCTGATGCCGAACTCACCGCGCAAGGCCTCATCGACCGCGATCCCAATCTCGCTTTCGTCCCGCAACGGTTACCTCAACAAGGTGATCTCCTGTTCACAGAAGATATCTGGGATTCAGGAACTGGGGAATTAGGCGCAGGCGCAATCCATCCTGCATTATGGGACTCCCCAATCTTCAAACTCTCTGCTGGCAACCAACGCCGAGCTCAGCTGGCTCTCGCAGCATCGGCTCAGCCCAAGGTTCTCATTATTGATGAACCTACCAACTATCTCGATTTAGCCACTACCGAGTCCCTAGAGCGCACGTTGTTCGAATGGCCCGGAACACTCCTTGTTTCCACTCACGATCAGTGGCTCATCGATCATTGGCCGGGCAAGCACCTGCGCCTTGATCCAGCTCTTTAG
- a CDS encoding LutC/YkgG family protein, translating to MAPQQGSAKEEILARINSALGPSPTESPVASMPPRAYRREGVKQGEELRALLIDRLEDYDATVTLVKESELAGAIRDLVAGGRSTSGSLQYEDNGDAQEGADASRDDVIIAPAAVPDAWFSGVERENYTVLRDAQGAAANDGAEASSGAGKNSGAGENSGAAVASLTQDQINSAAAVVTGSAVTIADTGTIVLAGPESGRRMMTLLPDHHVVVVSESTIVELVPEATTLLQREGLHTEPMTFVSGPSATVDIELIRVHGVHGPRQLDVVIVTDL from the coding sequence ATGGCTCCCCAACAAGGCTCAGCGAAAGAAGAAATTCTGGCGCGTATCAATTCTGCCCTCGGGCCCTCTCCTACGGAATCGCCCGTCGCATCTATGCCACCCAGGGCTTATCGCCGCGAGGGCGTCAAGCAAGGTGAAGAACTACGGGCACTGCTTATCGACCGCCTTGAAGATTACGACGCCACGGTGACCCTCGTGAAAGAGTCCGAATTGGCGGGCGCGATCCGCGACCTCGTCGCAGGTGGGAGGTCCACCAGTGGGTCGTTGCAGTACGAGGACAACGGTGATGCGCAAGAGGGTGCTGATGCTTCCCGCGATGATGTGATCATCGCACCTGCTGCGGTTCCGGACGCATGGTTCAGCGGTGTAGAGCGCGAAAACTACACCGTTTTACGAGATGCGCAAGGGGCCGCGGCGAACGACGGTGCTGAAGCAAGCAGCGGTGCTGGCAAAAACAGTGGTGCCGGGGAAAACAGCGGTGCTGCGGTCGCTAGTCTGACCCAGGATCAGATCAATTCAGCAGCCGCCGTGGTCACGGGGTCTGCGGTGACGATCGCCGATACCGGCACCATCGTGTTGGCGGGACCGGAATCTGGGCGGCGGATGATGACGTTGCTTCCGGATCACCACGTTGTGGTGGTTTCCGAGTCCACCATCGTTGAATTGGTTCCGGAAGCTACGACATTGCTGCAGCGTGAGGGGCTGCACACGGAGCCGATGACATTCGTCTCCGGCCCCAGCGCAACCGTTGATATCGAACTAATCCGCGTGCACGGTGTGCACGGTCCGCGGCAGCTCGATGTCGTGATAGTGACTGACCTTTAG
- a CDS encoding LutB/LldF family L-lactate oxidation iron-sulfur protein → MSTSLGMPQVRGQGNLFENHPFPEVAEHEMGNMQMRTNLRHATQTIRGKRADRVAEMPDWQELRDAGHAIKQDVMARLPELLEQFEEQFTARGGHVHWARDAEEANEIVRQLVEDNCPADEDGQREVIKVKSMATQEIGLNEYLEDHSISAVETDLAELIVQLGGDRPSHILVPAIHRNRDEIRQIFLSQMEDVDPSLTNDPEALAEASRKHLREKFLTTPVAISGANFGIAETGTLSVVESEGNGRMCVTVPETLITVMGIEKLLPTFQDLEVFMQLLPRSSTGERMNPYSSFWTGVAEGDGPQNVHVILLDNGRTRALADEHGREALHCIRCSACMNVCPVYERTGGHAYGSVYPGPIGAILTPLLTGVDASENGSLPYASSLCGACYEACPVKINIPEMLVRLRAQDVEKNHPLGGRVPTSQLDVALASASWMMSDGARMEAVERGLPLAHTFSPKKGLFNLPGVAGEWTRSRDIPAPPKESFRSWWRKNRGEDN, encoded by the coding sequence ATGAGTACATCATTGGGAATGCCTCAGGTTCGTGGCCAAGGGAATCTCTTCGAGAACCACCCTTTCCCTGAGGTCGCCGAACATGAGATGGGCAACATGCAAATGCGCACCAATCTGCGGCACGCCACGCAGACGATCCGTGGTAAGCGTGCAGACAGGGTTGCAGAAATGCCGGACTGGCAGGAGCTACGGGATGCAGGGCACGCAATCAAGCAGGATGTGATGGCCCGCTTGCCGGAATTACTGGAGCAATTCGAGGAGCAGTTCACTGCTCGAGGCGGGCACGTGCACTGGGCGCGTGATGCGGAAGAAGCTAATGAAATCGTGCGCCAACTGGTGGAGGACAACTGCCCTGCCGATGAAGATGGCCAGCGCGAAGTCATCAAGGTCAAGTCCATGGCGACCCAAGAAATTGGGCTGAATGAATACTTGGAAGACCACAGCATCTCGGCGGTAGAAACGGATCTCGCAGAGTTGATTGTGCAGCTGGGTGGCGATCGTCCTTCGCACATCCTCGTTCCAGCGATTCACCGCAACCGCGATGAAATCCGGCAAATCTTCCTGAGCCAGATGGAAGATGTAGATCCGTCGCTAACGAATGACCCAGAAGCGCTGGCAGAAGCCAGCCGTAAACACCTCCGCGAGAAATTCCTGACCACCCCAGTGGCCATATCCGGTGCGAACTTCGGCATCGCGGAAACTGGCACGCTTTCGGTGGTGGAATCCGAAGGTAACGGGCGCATGTGCGTGACGGTTCCGGAAACGCTGATCACCGTCATGGGTATTGAAAAACTGCTGCCCACTTTCCAAGACCTGGAAGTATTCATGCAGCTACTCCCCCGTTCCAGCACGGGTGAGCGGATGAATCCTTATTCCTCGTTCTGGACGGGCGTGGCCGAGGGTGATGGGCCACAGAACGTGCACGTCATCTTGCTGGATAACGGCCGTACGCGTGCTTTGGCAGATGAGCACGGTCGCGAGGCGCTGCACTGCATTCGCTGTTCAGCTTGCATGAACGTGTGCCCGGTGTACGAACGCACGGGCGGGCACGCCTACGGTTCGGTCTATCCCGGCCCGATCGGCGCGATTCTTACTCCCCTGCTAACCGGTGTGGATGCCTCCGAGAATGGATCGCTCCCCTACGCCTCCAGCTTGTGTGGGGCTTGCTACGAGGCTTGCCCCGTGAAAATCAATATCCCCGAAATGCTGGTGCGTCTCCGAGCCCAAGATGTGGAAAAGAACCATCCCTTGGGTGGGCGCGTGCCCACTTCCCAACTGGACGTAGCCCTCGCGAGCGCTTCGTGGATGATGAGCGACGGTGCCCGCATGGAGGCTGTGGAACGCGGCTTGCCGTTGGCTCACACATTCAGTCCGAAGAAGGGCTTGTTTAACCTGCCAGGGGTGGCGGGCGAATGGACTCGCTCGCGCGATATCCCTGCCCCGCCGAAGGAATCTTTCCGCTCGTGGTGGCGGAAAAACCGTGGAGAGGACAACTGA
- a CDS encoding (Fe-S)-binding protein, whose product MKVALFATCIVDAMYPEVAKDTVSILERLGHTVIFPEQQACCGQMHINSGKFGQAYPVVKNHVEAFEDTSWDYAVAPSGSCVASLGHQHPMVAQHKGDEDLATRATQIADRTYELAQFLTDICGINNATEELGSYFPHVVAYHPSCHGMRLLQLGDRQRDLLETVEGLELQLIEHEDSCCGFGGTFSVKNSGVSSAMLGDKVEAVISSQADVCTGGDASCLMHIGGGLSRQSRLTPSARTAPVAVHLARILASTKDNPLRMPAEGGQVTGGSLR is encoded by the coding sequence ATGAAGGTCGCGTTATTCGCCACGTGCATTGTGGACGCGATGTATCCGGAAGTCGCGAAGGATACGGTGAGTATCCTCGAGCGACTCGGACACACCGTGATCTTTCCTGAACAGCAAGCGTGCTGCGGGCAGATGCACATCAATTCCGGCAAGTTCGGCCAAGCCTATCCGGTGGTGAAAAACCATGTTGAAGCGTTCGAGGATACTTCGTGGGACTACGCCGTAGCGCCAAGTGGCTCCTGCGTGGCGTCATTGGGCCACCAACACCCCATGGTCGCCCAACATAAAGGGGACGAAGACTTGGCGACCCGTGCTACGCAAATTGCGGACCGTACCTATGAGCTCGCGCAGTTCCTGACAGATATTTGCGGAATTAATAACGCCACGGAAGAGCTGGGAAGCTACTTCCCGCACGTGGTGGCTTACCATCCCTCATGCCATGGGATGCGCCTGCTGCAGCTTGGTGACCGGCAGCGAGATTTGCTGGAGACCGTGGAAGGGCTGGAGCTACAGCTCATTGAGCACGAAGATTCCTGCTGTGGGTTCGGTGGCACGTTCAGTGTGAAGAATTCGGGTGTTTCCAGCGCGATGTTGGGTGACAAGGTTGAAGCGGTCATCAGCTCACAGGCTGATGTGTGCACCGGGGGCGATGCCAGCTGTCTGATGCATATTGGTGGCGGGTTGTCCCGGCAGAGTCGCCTCACACCGAGTGCACGGACAGCCCCAGTCGCTGTGCATTTGGCCAGGATTTTGGCCTCAACGAAGGATAATCCGCTGCGTATGCCCGCCGAGGGCGGCCAAGTGACGGGAGGATCACTGCGATGA
- a CDS encoding NUDIX hydrolase — protein MATPDFIVELRKQVGHTELWLPGVTAIVLKPIEADAPLWAVPEVLLVQRADDGQWTPVTGIVDPREEPHHAAVREVAEETGLTVEPTALLGVGQVGPVEYPNGDVVSYMDTAIRLEVPDPDAPGAFDVKVNDDESTRVGWYPISNMPPMQPRFRLIIADAAAQMKHPQGFRPRMGYVKRN, from the coding sequence ATGGCAACACCGGATTTCATTGTTGAACTACGCAAGCAGGTCGGGCACACAGAACTGTGGCTACCTGGGGTTACGGCCATCGTTTTGAAGCCTATTGAGGCCGACGCCCCGCTGTGGGCCGTTCCCGAAGTACTACTGGTTCAACGGGCCGATGACGGGCAATGGACTCCCGTGACCGGCATCGTCGACCCTCGTGAGGAACCGCATCACGCGGCAGTGCGAGAGGTCGCCGAAGAAACCGGACTGACTGTGGAACCCACTGCTCTTTTGGGCGTGGGTCAAGTGGGGCCGGTGGAGTACCCCAACGGGGACGTAGTCAGCTACATGGACACGGCCATCCGGCTAGAGGTTCCGGATCCGGACGCGCCGGGAGCTTTCGATGTGAAGGTCAACGACGATGAATCCACCCGCGTGGGCTGGTACCCCATCAGCAATATGCCCCCTATGCAACCGCGATTTCGATTGATCATCGCGGACGCTGCAGCGCAGATGAAACATCCCCAGGGTTTCCGACCACGAATGGGATACGTGAAGCGCAACTAG
- a CDS encoding serine hydrolase, translating to MRKQSAFISAVTIAALMLSGCTIDKERFGSSQGSGQTTSNSSAVNPDPGSRDDGAMVRKPNPTQSVPQPTAKTSRPSPEASDSAELEAAVRRVQSKYSGQLGVALTNPRGDRSASPAEYGSLSEGPAWSTAKVPVAIAAAKNSGVSAEMRSAITASDNAAADSMWRALGSPVQAGAAATAVLRQGGDQETTIETEVTRPGFSSFGQTRWSLSNQATFGANLQCIAGGTAVSALMGQIAAGQNYGLGSIPGAHFKGGWGPDEKGGYLTRQFGFIPGEKPGTFLGVAIAAKPSDGSYETGQAMLTELAKSLIKLRGFGGTC from the coding sequence ATGCGCAAACAATCTGCATTCATTTCAGCAGTGACCATCGCAGCTCTCATGCTTTCTGGTTGCACCATCGATAAGGAACGCTTCGGAAGCTCCCAGGGGTCCGGGCAGACAACTTCGAATTCTTCGGCGGTTAACCCAGACCCTGGTTCTAGAGATGACGGTGCCATGGTGCGCAAACCGAATCCCACGCAGTCTGTGCCTCAACCGACCGCTAAAACTTCGCGTCCATCACCGGAAGCCAGCGATTCCGCAGAACTTGAAGCAGCCGTACGCAGAGTGCAGAGCAAGTATTCCGGACAACTTGGCGTGGCACTCACCAACCCTCGTGGAGATCGTTCTGCCTCGCCGGCAGAGTATGGGTCGCTGAGCGAAGGTCCAGCGTGGTCAACTGCCAAGGTTCCAGTCGCGATTGCAGCAGCGAAAAACAGCGGAGTGTCTGCAGAAATGCGTTCTGCTATCACCGCCTCGGATAACGCAGCGGCAGATAGCATGTGGCGTGCATTGGGCTCCCCGGTGCAAGCTGGTGCCGCCGCGACTGCCGTTTTACGCCAGGGCGGTGACCAAGAAACCACCATTGAAACCGAAGTAACGCGCCCGGGATTCTCTTCCTTCGGTCAAACGCGCTGGTCCCTTTCGAACCAAGCAACGTTTGGGGCAAATCTGCAGTGCATTGCCGGGGGAACCGCTGTCAGTGCCCTCATGGGGCAGATCGCCGCGGGCCAGAACTATGGTCTTGGTTCCATCCCAGGCGCGCACTTCAAGGGTGGCTGGGGACCGGATGAAAAGGGTGGCTACCTCACCCGGCAATTTGGCTTCATTCCCGGAGAAAAGCCGGGAACATTCCTCGGGGTTGCAATCGCCGCAAAACCTTCCGATGGATCCTATGAAACTGGCCAAGCCATGCTCACGGAATTAGCGAAGTCCCTCATCAAACTCCGTGGCTTCGGAGGCACCTGCTAG
- a CDS encoding YqgE/AlgH family protein encodes MVDGTGSSAADADGTRGKHPQRAADIRPGDVIYVSPQVVFDDLERVLTGEVLLVLSTDEDNVAGVYLDQMTTEAVANQLPALAQKLTKPKVFFLGGSDVPGAVVAVGQLSEDVELPVDAAGPQRETGQQLSEGAAEPVGETWEPVMICDGRALLIDAESRLAQVVIAEDGQLGVPVQNLRLFVGFTEIERSELDDWLAKGFVKFQRAAAEDVFGTKPGETWRQLMKRRPFPENLFSTWAEHPERN; translated from the coding sequence ATGGTTGATGGAACCGGTTCTTCTGCCGCCGACGCCGACGGGACCCGTGGCAAGCACCCCCAGCGGGCAGCGGACATTCGTCCGGGTGACGTGATCTATGTGTCCCCGCAGGTCGTGTTCGATGATCTTGAACGCGTGCTAACAGGTGAAGTTTTGCTGGTGCTCAGCACTGACGAAGACAACGTGGCCGGGGTGTATCTGGATCAGATGACCACGGAGGCGGTGGCGAATCAGCTGCCTGCCCTAGCGCAAAAACTGACGAAGCCGAAAGTGTTTTTCCTCGGCGGTTCCGATGTGCCCGGTGCGGTGGTTGCAGTTGGTCAACTAAGCGAGGATGTCGAGTTGCCGGTGGATGCGGCTGGGCCGCAGCGGGAGACTGGGCAGCAACTCTCGGAGGGAGCTGCCGAACCTGTTGGTGAGACTTGGGAGCCTGTGATGATCTGCGATGGCCGTGCGCTTCTCATCGATGCTGAATCGCGCTTGGCGCAAGTAGTGATCGCGGAAGATGGGCAGCTCGGTGTGCCGGTGCAGAATCTGCGTTTGTTCGTGGGATTTACCGAAATCGAACGGTCGGAACTGGACGATTGGCTTGCGAAGGGATTCGTGAAGTTCCAGCGAGCGGCAGCTGAGGATGTCTTTGGCACTAAACCTGGCGAAACGTGGCGACAACTGATGAAGCGCCGACCATTTCCCGAAAACCTGTTCTCCACGTGGGCAGAACACCCAGAACGCAACTGA